From the genome of Eriocheir sinensis breed Jianghai 21 chromosome 47, ASM2467909v1, whole genome shotgun sequence, one region includes:
- the LOC126981176 gene encoding protein O-mannosyl-transferase Tmtc3-like, with product MLPSKSCGSGTALWLLPRVARSHVEGVSGCLTSCHCSPRRRSKPVPLSSSSSCYREEGGGKGKDLPPTWVYLTVWLAGVLVYVNGLTGDFVHDDVSAIKTNPDVLGTNPVSHVFFNDYWGKAMSDPLSHKSYRPLTILSFRSVNNTVIITTRYLTSTLLFSLLYLCKV from the coding sequence ATGCTGCCCTCCAAGAGTTGTGGTTCAGGAACGGCGTTGTGGCTACTTCCGAGGGTCGCCAGGAGCCATGTTGAAGGCGTTTCGGGGTGTCTGACCTCGTGTCACTGCTCGCCAAGACGGAGGAGTAAGCCTGTGCCCTTATCCTCGTCATCCTCGTGTTACCGGGAGGAGggcggcgggaaggggaaggacctACCCCCTACGTGGGTGTACCTGACGGTGTGGCTGGCGGGGGTGCTGGTGTACGTGAATGGTCTGACGGGTGACTTTGTGCATGACGACGTGAGTGCCATCAAGACAAACCCCGACGTGCTGGGCACCAATCCTGTGAGCCACGTGTTCTTCAACGATTACTGGGGCAAGGCCATGTCCGATCCCCTTTCCCACAAGTCCTACCGCCCCCTCACCATACTCTCCTTTAGGTCAGTCAAtaatactgttattattactactcgCTACCTCACATCCACTCTATTATTCTCACTTTTGTACTTATGTAAGGTGTAA